The following nucleotide sequence is from Synchiropus splendidus isolate RoL2022-P1 chromosome 1, RoL_Sspl_1.0, whole genome shotgun sequence.
ACTTGTTCCCATTTCTTTTTGGATTAGACTACATTCATTTTAGCAAGAGGGTCTCAATACTGGGTCCACATGTGGCTCATACATAACAACATGCTAGACACAAACATACAGGTAAATAAATAGGTAAAGAGAATTGTTGTCCCTGTTGATGCAACTGCAGATATAAGTATATACACTCGTACTCTACAGTCAAATGGAGTTGAATATAGAAAGTAATTCCATTTCCTCAGGGAAAATGGCTTGGGGTGGCAACATCCAAGAATTAGATAATAGATATACAGGAACTGATCAAATATTCTATGTTTTACTGACAATGAAAGACAAGGAAGAATAACTCACCGGTGTGTGTTAGACGAGGTGTTTCAACAAGAGATTGGATCTCATCATGAATCTGAGAGCCCTGGctaaaaactgtttttcttccGTCGTCATTTAGAAAGATAAAAGCTTTGGCACTGTCTCTCGCCGCTGAAGACTGGAAAcaagaataaaatataaaagaatCTAATCACAGGATAAACAACCTTCTTCCACCCAAAACTGTTGTTAGCCAAGGTGTGCAGAAGAAAGTTATTTGTTTTGTCCCAACAAATGTGATCTGACGGGGGATGTACAATTGTATTACCATTAATACGAAGACAGCATCATAGTTTCATCAAACTTAACACAAGCAACCACACTTTAAGTGACATAAATCTCTCATCTTACTGTTTGAAGTAACCAACACGAGAGAAAAAGCAGATATcaagtggattaaaaaaaaaaaaaaaaaaaatgagtgctCACTTGTCTGGTTGTTGTGGATGAAAGGGAAGTGAAGTCTTGGGGGTAATTTGCACAGCTGGTCTGGATAGAGGTTAGAGGTGAGTCCGGCTCCGTCTCTAGTCCTGCTGAGGGGCCAcgtcctgctgctggaggttCTGTGTGTATGCTGGACTCTGGTGTTGCAGAGGAAATGTCAGCCTCACTCGCATActctgaaaaaaaagcattcagTATATAAACTACCCAGATTCATTCACACTTTGACCACTCGTTTGTAACCTTCCTGAAATACTTTGGATTACTTTATTTACCTTTTTCGCTGTCCGTTTTAGGTTCCAAGTTTGGAAGGTGAGTGGGACTGAGAGCAGAAATTTTGAGTTTCTGACTCCCAGGTTTGACACCATCCCCGTCCCATCCAGCAAGTGCCTCCTTTTCTATCCTTTGAACTTCTGCTTCCTCCTGGTCCAGACGTTGTTTCCACTGCAGCAACTCCTCAGCATGATGGCGTCTCTGCATCAGCTGCTGTTCCCGCTTAGTCAGAAACCTTTGGGGTAAGTGGTTAGAACAAATAAGATGAAGAAATGGAAATAGGAAATTTAGGCACAACAATCTAAAACATCCATCATTCGATCTGATCCCATCATCCTTAAATGAATACGTAAATCTTCTCTCACATTGATATCAAATTGATTCCATCACACATTATACAGGTAGCGCATCCAAATCATGCTTCAGTCATTTTAAACACTGCATGGACCGAAAGTTAACCCCATTAGCATTAAAAACTAAACTCTCACTCCAAAGAGAGCAAGCGAAGCAGACCAGAGAGACATTACACTGAAGCAGCAAACCAAAACAAGAAACTCCAAAGCTCGAAGACAATTAATACACTTTTGCATGTTTACCTTTGaattttttaaatcagacaTCAGTTCAATTCCGTTTGTAAAGGTCCAACTGCTGTGTAACTCCCACAGCTGTGGGTGCCCTTACAGTGTCTATCAGTCTTTACCGTAATAGAATTCAGAGCCTTTTAACGTGTCTTAATGTAAACTGATGACACAATAGACATGGCCTGATGGGGTTCTTTTACTCCCCAAACTCTATTAGACCAACAGTAATCTATACGTATTAAGCCATCCAATGGAAGAGTTAACTAATAAAACAGACCAGCAAAGATAAACTGCACTCAGTGAAGAGATGGATGAGTTCCACTCTATTCAATGCTGTTAAAAAGCACATCACCTATGCATCAACATCATCAAAGAGCTAGCCACCAAATCTCAAGCGTGTGAATATTTCaaggaaaatgcagatgaattaTTTATTCCAGAATGGCAAGTCAGAAAGAGGTCAAACAATTAACACACAGAAAGATTTCCACCCAGCCAGGCACTTTTTAGAGTCCACACAACCCTTGACATTCCACCTGTAAAACTGTCTCAACAGGTTCTGATTAGATGACCTACTTAACAGAAGTcttaaaatatgttttcctCATTCTCAGCCTTATAATCTCTTCCTTCCGATAATTACGCCTTTGTACTGCAAAAGCTTGATAACCTGAGGCTCATTACATAGTAATTAGACATTATGTGCAGCGGGAGAAAAAATAATTGCACGGGTTTCGAGGACAAAACCAAAGCAGAGGTACCGGTAATTTTCACGCCAAATGTATCAGAAAGGACCATTGAGTATTACAACtcgctgatgcttttgtgggTTTGTTGCCATAATCTGACCTGAAAGTATGCATATCTTTTACAGCGATCGATTTAATAGGGAATTCACTTTAATGCCTCcagtcattttctttcttttggaaTGTTGTTTAAGGTAGTCCCTTCACAATGCTGCCTAAAATACTGTCAAAGGTTGGTTTTATTGCAGCATGCGTCATCCCTCCTTCTCATGTCCAACCTGCAAAGAAGCACTTAAACCACACAAAGTAAGGACCCATGCCACTACACCACTCCTCAACACCACCCTGTTTTAAGAACCCAGTGCCAGTGGAGGAAGACAAGCATGTTAAAGGGAGTGAGCAGGTGTGATTTTATGGGTCAGGGTGTCTAGGTGCcaaaaagaggaagaagcaCTGTACAGTACCTGACCAACTGGTTGAAGATAAATAGCTGGAATTTAGGGTGAAGTTTGGGGAGGCAAACACTGAGGGAGGCCCAATGTTGGGCCGTGAACACAGAGAAGAAATAATGGACAGGGGAACAGAGTCTTGAGACAAATAAGATGAATGAATCACAAACACAAGAATGAAAAGGTACAAAGTAGACACAGCGAAAGAAGGGGTGTTTGAAACATGATACACAGGGGaaacagagagaaggagagaaaagagTGATGAGCCAGTGCATGTACACAGCAGTAATGGAACGAGGGGTTGAAAGCACTGCTTTTTGAAGTGGGCACAAAGTAATGGAACTTATCAAGCATGTTAAGAGCAAAAGACTGACTATGTAAAAGTACTACGGCGAGGAAGGGACATTTTAAGGGAAGACAAGCTACAAATAAGTGTGGAGCcagtaaatgacaaatgaatataaatatgcCAAATACAAGAATAGGGTTTACTCAATAATGCAAAAAATTATCCGCAAGCCTACTTCAATAAGTTGCATCAAAAGAAACATAGAGGAATGAAATGGCACTAAAGAAATGTAGTTATTACAAGTAAATATAGTCTATGTACTTGATTAAGCCTCAAAAACAATTTGATAGTAATATTTACAGTTACAGTTACAGAAAGTTACAGAATAGAaaatgtgaagaagaaaaataatcataacaaaattcttttttacttttcatcCATGTGAGAGCGCATCTTCTTCAGCTTTTGCATGATGCTGCTGGTTTCACTTCCAGATACAGAAAGGGCGGGAGAGGGAGAGCGGCCATCATCTGTGTGTCTTGTGGTAATGGACGCTGCCTCAGAGACTGGGGTATCTGACAATGCAGGCTCCTTTAGAacagaaaaatgtatatttacatGCAGGCGCCACAGGATGACGCAAGACTTATCCTGTGCAATTGTAAAATGACATAACTTACAGATGGTGCATTATAGCCTGCGCTTTTCAAACGCTCCTTTAGTTTTGACGTTGAGTTTCTCATCCGCTCAATCTCTTCCTGCTGTTTTAACAAGAGCTGTCCTTCTTTTCTTGCTGCCTTGTTAGCCTCTTGAAGACGCcggatctcagcctgaaaaaaaacataacaaagcCAAATGAAGAACAGAGCGATGCCACAGCAGTTTTCAGACAAAAGTGTGgtggcataaaaaaaaaaaaaaaacaaagcatgcAGTTATGATAATCTGTACCTGCTCCTGCTGAAGTCGGATCAGGAGacccctctgtttcttcctgaTAGGTGGCATCTTATCATCCTCTCCCTTATCcctcagcttttttttctggtgctcTAACCACGCCAACTCAGTTCGGATATTTTCCTTGAGAGCTTTCTGGCGTAGTGCCAGCAGAGAGCTTTGATGTTGCAGTCTAACGTCCTCGTCCTTCATGTATTGTCGCACCATGTCCATTGTAAACTGAGAAAAGCTGTCTTGTGCACCAAAGAAAGTCTTGGTTGACTCCTGTGATTATAGAAGAGAGAAACCAATCATCAGCAGAGAACAACATCTGCACAGAAATAACAGACTTCAGATTATAGTAAATGTCTAATGGTTCAAGATATTATCTGTTGCTATAGTGTTCTCAGATCACATTTGTGCCTTGTGCAGACAATTCATTCCTTTTTCCACCCTCAGCAACCAATGCTGAGGTCACACATGATGGCTTTACCgtaacaaaaaagacaaaatacataattcatcccttgggattaataagttttaaataaattttctgattctgaaaataagGCAGCTGTAAAGTAAAATAATCAACGACACAGCAGTAAAAAACGATGGAGgaatatacataaaaaaaaaaaaaaacttaatttCGTGCACAGCGCTACACCACCAGCGCGCTTAAACGGagctccccctggtggtgagCAACCAAACTGCacttttttctaaataaattctacatctcatcaaacaaaacaaaacctctcaTTCACTAGATAAGTTGGCAAAGAAAAAATCCCACCTTCAAAATAAGAAGTGAGCCTGATGGTAACATCGCACTACGTCCAGGACCAGAAACCTCAGAGTCTTCCAGATGAGACTTCTTCTCCAAAGTCTCTCGACGGTGTCCCTCAGAGGGCAAAAGTGAGCGGAAGGATTGCTCTTCTAACTCATCCTCTGTCATCGAATTATCAAACCTCATGGAGTACTCTGTGGCCACTGAGGTTGTGTCACCTAAATGGCAAGAACATAAGTTTATTATCAGTTTTTAGTGCATTTGCAGACATACGGTAGAGAAAGGTAATCAGTCAGGTACCTTTTTCTTCGACAATTGATGGAATGCTGTCACTGCAGAGGGAATCGTTGGCAGCTGTGGGTATTTCCTCCTCAATCGAGCTGCTGCCAGTTTCCCTTCGTTTCTTCATGTCATTCCCCCTTTTCCAGAAATTGGACTCCTCTTTTTTCGCTGGCTCAGCATGGTCAGCTGATGCATTGGAAGGGCTTTGGTGGCTGCTAACATGAACATCACAAGAGAAACGGAAAGAGGACAAAACTTCAGTACTAGTATCGAAATAAGTCAAACTAAATGGAGGGTTGATTACTACCTTTGGTTGGATCTTGAGAGGGGTGGAGAGTCAGGGTGACTGAGACTTGATGACACTGGCTTTTCTGGCCTGGTTCTGCTGGTTGAGCTATAATAACATTACAAGAAAAAAATTACATAAGTtgttacatttgacatttgagGGACAGTACATTGCCAGATTACCTGACAGAATCAGAAGTATCGTTTCGCTTTGGAGATCTGGAATTTTCTTCCCATGTATGTCGGCTCCATATGGAAGAATTAGCAGCCAAAGGAGGGCCAGTCAAGGCTCCAGAGACTTGAGAGCGGGCCATTTCTGCCATCTTCCAGTAACAAAATACGTTCTTTTAGAGAATATTAAGTATCCATGTGTTGAAATTTAAACTTCCAAGATGAAATTCCTTAGGTACACAAGCCATTAATGTGATGCGAGTGAGTCACTAACCTCCTTAATGTGCCGGGCAGCATCAGCATTGTGTCGAGCTGCCTCAGCTTGTTGATTCAACATCTTTGTGGTGGCATCTTGGAGATCTTCCAACGTCTCTTTTTGAGTCACAGCTTCTTGCAGTTGCATGTGAGCCTGGGTAACAAAACATCACAAGAGTTAGTTAAGAGCACTTTGATATAAGCAGCAACACAGTCCAGATTGCTGAGTGATAACAATGTTACCATTGCAACTCGTTTCTTGTtttcctccagctgcagctgcgcCTCAAgagcttctctttcagctttgATCTTCAGCTCGTAAATGTCACGCTCATGGCGCTGTTGATTGGCCTGTAAGTAGATCAATATCAGGTTGTAGTCTTGTGGTTTGAGTCAAAAAccgagcaggaaaaaaaaaggctataGATTACTGAAAGAAGTGACTACAATCATAGGAAAGGATTAACATTTGTTGGAATCTTAAATGTCTTCCCTAAGAAATTGGAAGTCTCAATGCTACTAGCAAAATCTTAATGAAAGGAATCAAATGCTGACCAGGAGCATTTGGGCCATCGACGCTGTCTCCTGCTTTGCCATAGAAACACCCATCAGCCTTTCAACTTCCTCCAGTTGCCGAGCACACTCCTCAATGGATTCAAGGTTTTGAAGTTCGGCTGTCATCTGCTGGTGCAGGACCGCTGGGGAATACTGAAGTCCACCTGTTGCTAGTGGAGTCAGATGTGAACAAAATCTATATAATAAAAAGCGCTGTGATGACTGCGACTGCATCTGATGTACATGAATAGTAAGTACCTGTAGCTTCTACATCCTCTGAGGAgatggttttcattttatttgtcccCATCCAAGAGTTAGTTCTTAGAGGCTCACTTGCAGGTTGTGCTCTTTGGAGTGAATCATGGTGCAGGATGCCAGAGGGAGATATTAAGGGCCTTGATGCAGAGGACTTTGTATTATCTTGTCCCAAACTGGAAGAATGATTGAAGTGATTGACACAGATgtacacaaaaaagaaaaatttggGAATCGTGTATGAAAGTTATATGGAAGAAAGAATAagagaaatgtaaaaatgatcCAAGTTTATAGTGCTTTAAAAGCTTCCTTTTACTCCCAAAGAAATGGGTTTGTGTTGATACAAAATACGAATACAAAAGTATTGTGTGCAGCACTGTGATCCCATTTACATCAGGAACTCCCGTGGAAATGCATGAGACATATTCATGAGAAACATACACCAATTGTAAATACATCTTgtgaacagaaacactgttaCAAAGTAACAATGACATGACTCCAAAAAAGCAACAATACCTTCCAAAATGAATTTGCATTCGATTCATTTTGGTAGCATTtctaaatgataaaaaataccAATGCTTTATAAATATTCACCTTCAATGCATTGTTTACACATTCAAGAATATGCTTTTTAAACCATTAAATAGCACCTTTGCATAAAAAGCAAATGTCGTAAGACACAGCTGGCAGAGTCATAACAGAAAACTACTTCATAAGAAGGAAATTACTGCTGTGAGGACGTTGGCTGACCTACCTTCCTCATACATGCCTTTTAAACAAGGTCCCATTGTTTTGAGGAAGTCTACAATTACTGTGTGCTGTACAATTGCTGAAAGCAGTCCCTCTTCTTGTAGAGGTTTTAAAACTGTCTCAAAGCAACTAGTAACACaactaaatatatattaatgtaatatttcacattaaaagTACCAACCTTTGGTGAGGCAAAGGATCACTGCAGTGAAAACTGTTGTTCTGGCTGTCTGGCCTGCTCTCAGGGGATACGACTTTTGATCGAGATGAGCTTAGGCTCCTGTCCTCTCCGACAAGAGTCCCACCACTCTGGTCTGATGCAGGACCTGCAGTGAAATTAAGGGGTCATAAcacacagcaggaaaacagggcTGTAAAGAGGCCATATTTACAGTATATTACAAAGCTATATTTTATTTCCACAGAGCAGAGTTCATCAGGACATTTACCGAagagtgaaataaaacacaccTAATTTTCCATTGCTGAACTTCAAGACGGGGGAGGAGTCAGAGCCAGCAGAAAGATGTGGTGATTGAGCTGATGAGTGGTGGGAATTGAAGGAACTTGAATATCTCTCAAAGGAGGAACCTCTCTGCAGTTCGAAGCGGCTGTTCAACcgagaaaagaggaagaaagaaaaagcatTGTAATAATCTAATGAACCATTGTCAAGGCGCAACAGCAATACAATTGGACGCCTTTTATCCAAAACATGGATTTatgctgccatctggtggcgaCTTTACAAAAGGACGTGCCCCAGTTTATTACCTGTGCGACTTCGAGTCCGGGTGTGAATGATCATTGGTTGCACTACTGTGGAAGTCATTTTCGACAATTCCTGCATTTTCAGGGCTACTGCAGTGACTTGAACGGGCTGATCGAGAGTTCCTCTCACTAACTGTAGGACAAagcaaaaacagattaaaatatACAATTTTCATAGTAAGAGAACAAGGGACCAACCTTCTGCTTGATTTTGAAAGTTCTTTGTGAAGATGTTGATTACACTTAGAGGACTTCCATTGTTCAGTTCCTCCCAGGCAGCTTTACCCTGGTCCTGCTGTGTAAATGATGAAGTGAGGCCTGAGTACTTTGCAGCTTCTTTCTGAAACTCCAGCAGGTGGTGGAAGTCCAATTTGTGACCTCTATCTACACCATACTGTGGTCCATGTAAACTGTTAGAGAGATGAGCAGGGCTTCCGCGATCAGAGAgggcaccttcaccttcactaaGGAGGGTGCCCTCACTGATGGAGCTGCCACTTGATTCTGGAAGATTGGTATGATTTTTGTACATATCAGAATCTGCAGGTTCTTTCttttgtgacattgttttttctGCACCGCCAAAACCGTTAACCAACTTTGCTCTGTCTGTCATGAATCTGGCAGAAGTCGCATCTTGGTCTCTATTTTTAAAAGCTGGTAGTTGACTTGGGAAATTTGTCTGAACAGCACTCTGTTCCTTTTGTTCCCTGAATGTATTCAAATTCTCTGATGCTGGAAGATCCCTGTCATTCGAAGAGCTATGACCTATGCCAGACAAAATTCTCTGGATTCGTAAAGGCACGTCACTTTCTCTTCCCTCCCAATCTCCTGCACCAATCATTGCGTGCAAGTACCCAGGGTTTAAAGCACTGTCCATCCCTGCTGAGGTATCAACACCAAAGTTGATTCTCTGACCAGCAAGGTTCCTGGCTTCATTCTCAACCCGATTAGAAAGGGAGGTTGCTGTCGCTTTAAGCGCTTCAATGCGTAACTGTGTGGACGGTGCACTCCGTACAGCTGGTGCAGAAGGGTCCCAGGGTTGCGGCACACCTCGAAGAGTGGAGGTCTCAAACCCAAGACCCGAAAAATTcctagaaaaaaataaacacatacacTCACATTAGATTAGAATAGATAATGGGctacaaaaagaaaacagaataaaaaggtAGAAAAAAAGGTCTAAAATATTGACAGTTGTTTCCAGTAGTAACTTTTCATTATACATCCACTAAATAAAATCATGACCAGTCATGAACGCAAAACATTCATGAATAAAGCTAAGGTCAAATGGAACTTGAAATTGGGCACTAAAGCACGTAAATTTGCAATCGTGACCAGAAAGTCATGCTATATTTCTGCAGaatggaggaggtttgtggttGAAAATCCACAGTGCATTAGAATCATCCACTACTACTGACTTGGAAAattcatttccattcatttcatCACCAAGTGCACATACCTAGTAACAGATGGGGCTTGTTGATCATTCAAAGAGCGATCACTGCTGGAGGGACTTTGTGGTGCCTCCACTcttacattttctttatcagACTCCCCTGATGGCTGGTACATCGGACCCTGTAGACATTTGTCAACATTCATTAGAGGTCCTACTTCCAAAAGATCAAGAACTGTTTTACATATACGCACCAGTTGAAAAGAAGGTGCAGCTGATTGTATCTGACTAGCCTCAGAGTCCAACTGTGCCTCTTCGGACAGTAGTTTATTATAGGTCTCATGAAGGCGGTTTTGTATGGGAGCCACGGACACTTCGCTTGGAACAGGTGCTTTTGCAACTTCCCTTTGTGTTCTATACAGTTTTTGCAACCTCTGGTTCCTTTTCTCCATCTCTTCTGTCACTGCTTGTCTCTCTTCTGCTTGGCGTCGCCTTCTTTCCTCTTGCTGCTTGGCAATATACAGGCGGACAGCATCTGCATCATAGTGCCGCTTTTTGGGACCAGGGTTTGTCAGTTTAGCAGACCCTTCTGGTTCAGATGCGGAGGTGGCCTTCTGCTTGCTTTTTGTAGGACCCATCGATGCCGCAGTTGGTCCCCAGGCTGACACTGGGGCTCTTCTTCTGGACACTGaccgtcctctccttctttcATTGTTCTGCTCTGCAGCTTCACATTCTAGCTGGAGATCATTGAGTATACCTTGGATGTCGGCTGACAACAAGTTCGAATTTACACATTCTGACGGTTTATCCTGCGCTCCAGATGTTTTGACTCGGCAGCTGCTTTGACCTCGATCTGCACTTTGGGACCTTTCTCTGCTGTTATGCCTTGAATCCCGGTTAGATTTTGAGCGTGAGGCTGAACTGGAGGAGGGACGTGAAGCTGTGAATATAATCAAATGACCACAGTAAGACTTAATCGCCTGTGAATGAACAAAATTGAAGAGAGGGAAGGAGACTTGCAGCAACAACACACTCACTAGATTAAAATGAGGTCGTCTTGCAAGTACGCTGACCTGGATTTATGAGGTCCTATGCGTCTACACGCATAAATATACAAGTGGTATGGAGGACTTATGATATCACGAGTATCCAAAATATCTATCTACCTACTGGTTATAATCAAACATTGATTAAGTggcatgataaaaaaaaaactacatggTAAAAATATACAGTTAAGTAGTCTGTAATGTACTGAAAATGTatgttaatattattttattatcttcCGTTTACCAAGCAACACCTGAACTGATGAGTGTAAAACCAAGCTGACACTGCAAGTGACAGAGTACTTCAGCTAAAATCACTACAGCCAGATGGAGACGATAGACTGAACAAGGCAG
It contains:
- the cep350 gene encoding centrosome-associated protein 350 isoform X2 — translated: MSGKWSEAPCGSYAQQPSHRNTGTGATAEWKSSAPSKLTLRHIENHIVAGPGTAVVLDSVMDCSQKKYTKTTSQRDGSQFEKPEESLKPRINGQLSPKKSSSRSPLRNATQDCNVHKNSVEFQEPLASYREATPPPYTSSQLEAHHLQSVPGSSLPSSSLLSGRQLLSHVPYRNDRWDVRMDRDFDHLRSIPLASNNASYLNDQPVLDTQKSLSYSSPSPDVRFPEGKMAKNDPLTKVQFSQSLDSEDSSTCATSVQCSVHRGDSSVSSSPGSVSLRLRNLRRHQADDKLEKLKERIRRQRQHLEEAAEKDKLAGYLEKPIIAGKAGNGTDRPSTKIRKRDTAAPAPVFKGFNSTQIHIQTPDGKVLKEEDFHNFSREIYKDLSQKLTDVQKSKVQQHSKPRSDRSKERKAPSAAAKVHRAVSEQNPKSVISPASWREGQKLVKMVLGPASKVTREDGHLTNGGLNQTASRPSSSSASRSKSNRDSRHNSRERSQSADRGQSSCRVKTSGAQDKPSECVNSNLLSADIQGILNDLQLECEAAEQNNERRRGRSVSRRRAPVSAWGPTAASMGPTKSKQKATSASEPEGSAKLTNPGPKKRHYDADAVRLYIAKQQEERRRRQAEERQAVTEEMEKRNQRLQKLYRTQREVAKAPVPSEVSVAPIQNRLHETYNKLLSEEAQLDSEASQIQSAAPSFQLGPMYQPSGESDKENVRVEAPQSPSSSDRSLNDQQAPSVTRNFSGLGFETSTLRGVPQPWDPSAPAVRSAPSTQLRIEALKATATSLSNRVENEARNLAGQRINFGVDTSAGMDSALNPGYLHAMIGAGDWEGRESDVPLRIQRILSGIGHSSSNDRDLPASENLNTFREQKEQSAVQTNFPSQLPAFKNRDQDATSARFMTDRAKLVNGFGGAEKTMSQKKEPADSDMYKNHTNLPESSGSSISEGTLLSEGEGALSDRGSPAHLSNSLHGPQYGVDRGHKLDFHHLLEFQKEAAKYSGLTSSFTQQDQGKAAWEELNNGSPLSVINIFTKNFQNQAEVSERNSRSARSSHCSSPENAGIVENDFHSSATNDHSHPDSKSHSRFELQRGSSFERYSSSFNSHHSSAQSPHLSAGSDSSPVLKFSNGKLGPASDQSGGTLVGEDRSLSSSRSKVVSPESRPDSQNNSFHCSDPLPHQSLGQDNTKSSASRPLISPSGILHHDSLQRAQPASEPLRTNSWMGTNKMKTISSEDVEATATGGLQYSPAVLHQQMTAELQNLESIEECARQLEEVERLMGVSMAKQETASMAQMLLANQQRHERDIYELKIKAEREALEAQLQLEENKKRVAMAHMQLQEAVTQKETLEDLQDATTKMLNQQAEAARHNADAARHIKEMAEMARSQVSGALTGPPLAANSSIWSRHTWEENSRSPKRNDTSDSVSSTSRTRPEKPVSSSLSHPDSPPLSRSNQSHQSPSNASADHAEPAKKEESNFWKRGNDMKKRRETGSSSIEEEIPTAANDSLCSDSIPSIVEEKGDTTSVATEYSMRFDNSMTEDELEEQSFRSLLPSEGHRRETLEKKSHLEDSEVSGPGRSAMLPSGSLLILKESTKTFFGAQDSFSQFTMDMVRQYMKDEDVRLQHQSSLLALRQKALKENIRTELAWLEHQKKKLRDKGEDDKMPPIRKKQRGLLIRLQQEQAEIRRLQEANKAARKEGQLLLKQQEEIERMRNSTSKLKERLKSAGYNAPSEPALSDTPVSEAASITTRHTDDGRSPSPALSVSGSETSSIMQKLKKMRSHMDEKLCSPVHYFFSVFTAQHWASLSVCLPKLHPKFQLFIFNQLVRFLTKREQQLMQRRHHAEELLQWKQRLDQEEAEVQRIEKEALAGWDGDGVKPGSQKLKISALSPTHLPNLEPKTDSEKEYASEADISSATPESSIHTEPPAAGRGPSAGLETEPDSPLTSIQTSCANYPQDFTSLSSTTTRQSSAARDSAKAFIFLNDDGRKTVFSQGSQIHDEIQSLVETPRLTHTEASSDQSDIETRIKVLKEELRKRKLMALQLKREQKKRQKEHLKAKEASLLKELESYDVYIEKTKAELNKRADLTVETKSLSKVPTSIAKQKNVNAPSQRYETSKVPEKIYSSIDKDLDKSTSVPEELSAEDQRTLTPTPVNSASGHKSHQSIQNQQRLDDVNIISDVRSLQDELDLDLTSTTENLNSPSSQPSSQLENKSGKLHSVKSADWAIMKAHPCSTIDKDKQSKDRFESEQIINSKSISPPAEVGLETSHDVGTCSPQSQENKVSFAHVDRYTDDFESAVDSSHHSSNVASEISEPPARIKAHAERVVVKDSRDDELEEEIAEEQSIHCVDTSEVSHDSVRLLVLDRPAEESTRSQTPSMLPSQGQRSPDKDEMPTFNIADRVLLGGVQPGTLRFKGPTSFANGYWAGVELDQSQGSNNGTYDGVVYFKCAEGHGIFAPPDKITHLPAKFESYTETTDEEDFFFDDLSKKGGNKNGMDAFSQMENNNKQEHKSDGFRDKYVTDDCVPSDQNHVSTRQHPVLRDGSGDIILELEDAPTSKETLFLDKSSDVISNHHILFKATDGVYNDQSLLDKVTDKIVKSLVADTVTELAQIKKAKEQKIAASSRASGHVVANEEESMPTVEQKDGLPFFLPGEQNELLSPELCNQPESPVLGASGQEELAKRLAELELNRELLDELGDDQDWFDEDFGLSSRREAERLKQREEKAKVGGGLGRSTPSEDGDQQAKTPPRPALPLPLPPKLPEQPAMVVPHSATEVEKMVHVAVQEIWENCGLAKQLTPTLANVPRPEPSLQYLGSEASAQDQEALCIRSYRKAVYDLSWEILREIYAEDPDEVRPLWVKPRRVKCSLFHRVKTPGDIATVQDFVTAEVLKLYGLSKEPSQKTDWQKMLKFGRKKRDRVDHILVQELHEEEFQWVNYDEDELFVKMQLADSIFDMLLKDTADVLNEISQKRTQKNS